In Nitrosophilus alvini, the following are encoded in one genomic region:
- the htpG gene encoding molecular chaperone HtpG, translating into MAKHHFEAEVSKLLQLMIHSLYSHKEIFLRELISNASDALDKLHLLTLTDEKFKNISFDPKITITIDEVEKRLIISDNGIGMDDVDLVENLGTIAKSGTKEFLESLSGDANKDAQLIGQFGVGFYSAFMVADRIEVISKKAGDKKAWIWRSEAGNEYEIDEATRDTQGTDVILYIRKEDEEYLSDWKIKEVVKKYSDHIPYKIFLKLAQKEPEQINKASALWKLSKNEITEDEYKEFYKTIAHDDNDPLYWIHTKAEGTIEYTTLFYIPSSRPFDLFRADYQSGVKLYVKNVFIMDDDKELLPVYLRFVRGIIDAEDLPLNVSREILQQNIVLSKIKKASTKKILNELKKLKEKDKDKYLKFWELFGRVIKEGLIADFENRKLLLELLLFKTSKSDEYIDLKTYVERMKQDQKGIYYLVGEENLKDSPLLERFRKEDIEVLLCEDEIDSFVMPALVQYKEKTFKSISSTEVDEDFEKSEIDESRYKDLLEKIKEILKEDVKEVKITSRLTESPAVLVFDKDDPEFQMYQMMRQMGQFDAKEPKPVLEINPEHEIFGKMVLSNDFSLVSEVATVIYNEARLLEGMKIKNVGDFAKAINTLAAKAVS; encoded by the coding sequence GTGGCAAAACACCATTTCGAAGCTGAAGTCAGCAAACTTTTGCAACTTATGATCCATTCGCTCTATTCGCACAAAGAGATTTTTTTAAGAGAACTCATATCCAATGCTAGTGATGCACTGGATAAACTTCACCTGCTCACACTCACTGATGAAAAATTCAAAAACATCTCTTTTGATCCAAAAATCACTATTACTATTGATGAAGTTGAAAAGCGGCTAATTATCAGTGACAACGGTATCGGTATGGATGATGTTGATTTGGTAGAAAATCTGGGAACTATTGCAAAAAGCGGAACAAAAGAGTTTCTGGAGAGTTTGAGCGGTGATGCGAACAAAGATGCTCAGCTTATAGGACAGTTTGGAGTAGGATTTTACAGTGCATTTATGGTAGCTGACAGGATAGAGGTGATTAGCAAAAAAGCCGGTGACAAAAAAGCCTGGATTTGGAGAAGCGAAGCCGGAAATGAATATGAGATAGATGAAGCCACCAGAGATACACAGGGAACCGATGTGATTCTTTATATCAGAAAAGAGGATGAAGAGTATTTGAGTGACTGGAAGATAAAAGAGGTTGTAAAAAAATACTCAGACCATATTCCTTATAAAATATTTTTGAAACTTGCACAGAAGGAGCCAGAACAGATAAATAAAGCAAGCGCTCTTTGGAAGCTATCGAAAAATGAGATAACCGAAGATGAATATAAAGAATTTTACAAAACTATTGCCCACGACGATAATGACCCTCTTTACTGGATTCATACAAAAGCTGAAGGTACGATAGAGTATACAACCCTGTTTTATATTCCTTCGAGCAGGCCATTTGATCTGTTCAGGGCAGATTATCAGTCTGGTGTAAAACTTTATGTAAAAAACGTATTTATTATGGATGACGATAAAGAGCTGTTGCCTGTTTATCTGAGGTTTGTCAGAGGTATCATCGATGCAGAAGACCTGCCGCTTAATGTAAGCAGAGAGATATTACAGCAAAATATTGTTTTGTCAAAAATCAAAAAGGCTTCTACCAAAAAGATTTTGAACGAACTTAAAAAACTTAAAGAAAAAGATAAAGACAAGTATCTCAAATTTTGGGAACTTTTTGGCAGGGTTATCAAAGAGGGGCTTATTGCAGATTTTGAAAACAGAAAACTTCTATTGGAACTGTTACTGTTTAAGACCTCAAAGAGCGATGAATATATAGATCTCAAAACATATGTCGAAAGAATGAAGCAGGACCAAAAAGGTATCTATTATCTAGTAGGTGAAGAAAATCTGAAAGATTCTCCTTTATTGGAACGCTTTAGAAAAGAAGATATTGAGGTGCTTCTTTGCGAAGATGAGATAGATAGTTTTGTAATGCCTGCTTTGGTTCAATACAAAGAGAAAACATTCAAGTCCATCTCCAGTACTGAAGTAGACGAAGATTTTGAAAAATCAGAGATAGATGAGAGCAGATATAAAGATCTTTTGGAAAAAATAAAAGAGATTTTAAAAGAGGATGTAAAAGAGGTCAAGATCACCTCCAGACTCACCGAGTCTCCTGCAGTGCTTGTTTTTGACAAAGACGACCCTGAATTTCAGATGTACCAGATGATGAGGCAGATGGGACAGTTTGACGCAAAAGAGCCAAAACCTGTTTTAGAAATAAATCCTGAACATGAAATTTTTGGCAAAATGGTACTTTCTAACGATTTTAGTTTAGTTAGTGAAGTAGCTACTGTGATCTACAATGAGGCAAGGCTGTTAGAAGGAATGAAAATAAAAAATGTAGGCGATTTTGCAAAAGCTATCAATACTCTTGCGGCAAAAGCTGTTTCATAG